The Streptomyces luteogriseus genome includes a window with the following:
- a CDS encoding DUF6213 family protein, giving the protein MNREVTLPLIVDDRGTLQVSAADVSKLLRTVGGRWVRLVEGGESGLDEDTVAELAIELAKLADRIDVACIAHSSGTAT; this is encoded by the coding sequence GTGAACCGCGAAGTGACTCTGCCTCTGATCGTCGACGACCGCGGGACCCTGCAGGTGTCTGCGGCGGATGTCAGCAAGCTCTTGCGGACCGTGGGGGGGCGATGGGTGCGGCTGGTGGAGGGCGGGGAGTCGGGGCTGGACGAGGACACGGTCGCCGAGCTGGCCATCGAGCTGGCGAAACTGGCCGATCGCATCGACGTGGCCTGTATCGCGCACAGCAGTGGGACGGCGACGTAG
- a CDS encoding MurT ligase domain-containing protein → MAGNSDPLSPRAKLAVTAGKAVAAASRAAGRGSGSVIGGRVALKLDPDLLARLAQNLDVILVSATNGKTTTTRLIAEALRAAGPVVSNALGANMPAGITSALAGSSDARYGVIEVDEKYLAGVARDTAPKCIALLNLSRDQLDRAAETRMLAENWREGLAGSKAVVVANCDDPLVVWAASSSPNVIWVAAGQMWKDDAWSCPSCGGVMQRPGDDWFCGECGFRRPTPSWALSNDHVLDPHGSAWPIHLQLPGRANKANAASSAAVAAVFGVPPQVALERMYQVQAVAGRYDVVQFQGRDLRLLLAKNPAGWLETFSLIDPPPTPVILSVNARGADGTDTSWLWDVDYTRLTGHPICVVGDRRLDLAVRLEVADQHFQVYENLDQAVAACPPGRIEVIANYTAFQDLRRRVGN, encoded by the coding sequence ATGGCAGGCAACTCGGACCCGCTCTCGCCGCGGGCCAAGCTGGCCGTGACCGCGGGCAAGGCGGTCGCGGCGGCGTCACGCGCCGCAGGGCGCGGCAGCGGTTCGGTGATCGGCGGCCGGGTCGCGCTCAAACTCGACCCCGACCTCCTCGCCCGGCTCGCCCAGAACCTGGACGTGATCCTGGTCTCCGCGACGAACGGCAAGACCACCACCACCCGGCTCATCGCCGAGGCACTGCGCGCGGCGGGCCCCGTCGTCTCCAACGCGCTCGGCGCCAACATGCCGGCCGGCATCACCTCGGCCCTCGCCGGCAGCTCCGACGCCCGCTACGGCGTCATCGAGGTCGACGAGAAGTACCTCGCCGGCGTCGCCCGGGACACCGCCCCGAAGTGCATCGCCCTGCTCAACCTCTCGCGCGACCAGCTCGACCGGGCCGCCGAGACGCGCATGCTCGCCGAGAACTGGCGGGAGGGACTCGCGGGTTCCAAGGCCGTGGTCGTGGCCAACTGCGACGACCCGCTGGTGGTGTGGGCGGCGTCGTCCTCCCCCAATGTGATCTGGGTCGCAGCCGGGCAGATGTGGAAGGACGACGCCTGGTCCTGCCCGTCGTGCGGTGGCGTCATGCAGCGCCCGGGCGACGACTGGTTCTGCGGCGAGTGCGGCTTCCGCCGTCCGACGCCGAGCTGGGCGCTCTCCAACGACCACGTCCTCGACCCGCACGGCTCGGCCTGGCCGATCCACCTCCAGCTGCCCGGTCGCGCCAACAAGGCCAACGCCGCCTCCTCGGCCGCCGTCGCCGCCGTGTTCGGGGTGCCGCCGCAGGTCGCGCTGGAGCGCATGTACCAGGTGCAGGCGGTGGCCGGACGCTACGACGTCGTCCAGTTCCAGGGCCGTGACCTGCGACTCCTGCTGGCGAAGAACCCCGCCGGCTGGCTGGAGACGTTCTCCCTGATCGACCCGCCGCCCACGCCGGTCATCCTCTCCGTGAACGCGCGCGGCGCCGACGGCACCGACACCTCCTGGCTGTGGGACGTCGACTACACGCGTCTGACCGGTCACCCGATCTGCGTCGTCGGCGACCGGCGACTGGACCTGGCGGTGCGCCTGGAGGTCGCCGACCAGCACTTCCAGGTCTACGAGAACCTCGACCAGGCCGTGGCGGCGTGCCCGCCGGGGCGCATCGAGGTCATCGCCAACTACACGGCGTTCCAGGACCTGCGCCGCCGCGTCGGCAACTGA
- a CDS encoding type 1 glutamine amidotransferase, whose translation MSDNQLRVVWIYPDLLSTYGDQGNVLVVERRARQRRLDVARLDVRSDQPIPTSGDIYLIGGGEDRPQRLAAERLRRDGGLQRAVENGAIVFSVCAGYQILGHEFINDLGQREPGLGLLDVVSVRGEGARCVGDVLGDVDARLGLPPLTGFENHQGVTHLGPTARPLAQVRFGNGNGTGDGTEGAYNDTVFGTYMHGPVLARNPLIADLLLKLALDVNALPPTDDHWYEALRNERIAAAQQPA comes from the coding sequence GTGAGCGACAACCAACTGCGGGTCGTCTGGATCTATCCCGACCTGCTCAGCACCTACGGCGACCAGGGCAACGTCCTCGTCGTGGAGCGCCGGGCGCGGCAGCGCCGCCTGGACGTGGCCCGGCTGGACGTGCGCAGCGACCAGCCGATCCCGACCTCCGGCGACATCTACCTGATCGGCGGCGGCGAGGACCGGCCGCAGCGGCTCGCCGCCGAGCGGCTGCGCCGGGACGGCGGACTGCAGCGGGCCGTGGAGAACGGCGCCATCGTGTTCTCCGTGTGCGCCGGCTACCAGATCCTCGGCCACGAGTTCATCAACGACCTCGGCCAGCGCGAGCCCGGCCTCGGCCTGCTGGACGTGGTGTCGGTGCGCGGCGAGGGCGCGCGGTGCGTCGGTGACGTGCTGGGCGACGTCGACGCCCGCCTCGGCCTGCCCCCGCTGACCGGGTTCGAGAACCACCAGGGCGTCACCCACCTCGGCCCCACCGCCCGCCCGCTCGCCCAGGTGCGTTTCGGCAACGGCAACGGCACGGGAGACGGCACGGAGGGCGCGTACAACGACACCGTCTTCGGCACGTACATGCACGGGCCGGTGCTCGCGCGCAACCCGCTGATCGCGGACCTGCTGCTGAAGCTGGCCCTCGACGTCAACGCGCTGCCGCCGACCGACGACCACTGGTACGAGGCCCTCCGTAACGAGCGCATCGCGGCTGCTCAGCAGCCTGCCTGA
- a CDS encoding 6-phosphofructokinase codes for MRIGVLTSGGDCPGLNAVIRSVVHRAVVDHGDEVIGFRDGWKGLLECDYLKLDLDAVGGILARGGTILGSSRVQPSHLRDGVERAKGHVEELGLDAIIPIGGEGTLKAARLMSDSGLPVVGVPKTIDNDIAVTDVTFGFDTAVGVATEALDRLKTTAESHQRVLVVEVMGRHTGWIALHSGMAAGAHAIVVPERPFDIEELTRRVGERFEAGKRFAIVVAAEGAKPRAGSMEFDEGGKDIYGHERFAGIARQLSVELEGRLGKEARPVILGHVQRGGTPTAYDRVLATRFGWHAVEAVHRGEFGQMTALRGTDIVMVPLAEAVKTLKTVPDERYAEAETVL; via the coding sequence ATGCGCATTGGTGTCCTCACGTCCGGCGGCGACTGCCCCGGCCTGAACGCCGTCATCCGGTCCGTCGTGCACCGCGCCGTCGTCGACCACGGCGACGAGGTCATCGGCTTCCGGGACGGCTGGAAAGGCCTCCTGGAGTGCGACTACCTCAAGCTCGACCTCGACGCGGTGGGTGGCATCCTCGCCCGCGGCGGCACGATCCTCGGTTCCTCCCGGGTCCAGCCCTCCCATCTGCGGGACGGCGTGGAGCGGGCCAAGGGCCATGTCGAGGAGCTCGGCCTCGACGCGATCATCCCCATCGGCGGCGAGGGCACGCTCAAGGCCGCCCGGCTGATGTCGGACAGCGGTCTGCCCGTCGTGGGCGTGCCGAAGACCATCGACAACGACATCGCCGTCACGGACGTCACGTTCGGCTTCGACACGGCCGTGGGGGTTGCGACCGAGGCCCTGGACCGGCTGAAGACCACCGCAGAGTCCCACCAGCGGGTCCTGGTCGTCGAGGTCATGGGCCGGCACACCGGCTGGATCGCCCTGCACTCCGGCATGGCGGCCGGCGCGCACGCCATCGTGGTGCCCGAGCGGCCCTTCGACATAGAGGAGCTGACCCGGCGGGTCGGCGAGCGGTTCGAGGCGGGCAAGCGCTTCGCGATCGTGGTGGCGGCGGAGGGGGCCAAACCCCGCGCCGGGAGCATGGAGTTCGACGAGGGCGGCAAGGACATCTACGGGCACGAGCGGTTCGCCGGCATCGCCCGGCAGCTGTCCGTGGAGCTGGAGGGACGGCTGGGGAAGGAAGCCCGGCCGGTGATCCTCGGACACGTGCAGCGGGGCGGTACGCCGACGGCCTACGACCGGGTGCTGGCCACGCGGTTCGGGTGGCATGCGGTGGAGGCCGTGCACCGGGGTGAGTTCGGGCAGATGACGGCGCTGCGCGGGACCGACATCGTGATGGTGCCGCTGGCCGAGGCCGTGAAGACGCTCAAGACCGTGCCGGACGAGCGGTATGCCGAGGCGGAGACCGTTCTCTGA
- the def gene encoding peptide deformylase, protein MRQSSIPGAHGRVRPLTLHGDPVLHTPCAEVTDFGPELARLVEDLFATMYAAQGVGLAANQVGESLRVFVYDCPDDEDVRHVGHVINPRLTEQDGVVIRGPEGCLSLPGLEAGTERHDHAVVEGFTMTGDPVTVHGTGFFARCLQHECDHVEGRVYADHLSGWRHRRLMRQVARASWRR, encoded by the coding sequence ATGCGACAGAGCTCCATCCCCGGCGCCCACGGCCGCGTGAGACCCCTCACCCTGCACGGCGATCCGGTCCTGCACACCCCCTGCGCGGAGGTCACCGACTTCGGCCCCGAACTGGCCCGGCTCGTCGAGGACTTGTTCGCGACGATGTACGCAGCCCAGGGCGTCGGCCTCGCCGCCAACCAGGTCGGCGAGTCCCTGCGGGTCTTCGTCTACGACTGCCCGGACGACGAGGACGTCCGCCATGTCGGCCATGTGATCAATCCCCGCCTGACCGAGCAGGACGGCGTGGTGATCCGGGGCCCGGAGGGCTGCCTGTCCCTGCCGGGCCTGGAAGCGGGTACGGAACGCCACGACCACGCGGTCGTCGAGGGCTTCACGATGACCGGCGATCCCGTCACCGTTCACGGCACGGGCTTCTTCGCCCGCTGCCTGCAGCACGAGTGCGACCACGTGGAGGGCCGCGTCTACGCGGACCACCTGAGCGGCTGGCGCCACCGCAGGCTGATGCGCCAAGTGGCCAGGGCTTCATGGCGCCGGTGA
- a CDS encoding cupin domain-containing protein — protein MTATEGLLVPPGQGRIMETPAQRVTFKVTGTHSRAASTFEVVVPPGFDVGAHVHTRSEELFYVLEGELDVLAFEPRIRTPDHWQRWESASGNRVVRATPGTVIVVPPGCPHAFANPTDTPAKVFFQASPPPDHERYFEELLEILGSGGAPDHAAIRELRARYDIEQLTPLRHR, from the coding sequence ATGACGGCGACCGAGGGGCTGCTCGTCCCGCCCGGCCAGGGCCGGATCATGGAGACCCCCGCCCAGCGCGTCACCTTCAAGGTGACCGGCACCCACTCCCGCGCGGCGTCCACGTTCGAGGTGGTCGTGCCGCCGGGCTTCGACGTCGGCGCCCATGTGCACACGCGCAGCGAGGAGTTGTTCTACGTGCTCGAGGGCGAGCTGGACGTCCTCGCCTTCGAGCCGCGGATCCGCACCCCCGACCACTGGCAGAGATGGGAGTCCGCTTCGGGCAACCGGGTGGTACGGGCGACACCGGGAACGGTCATCGTCGTACCCCCGGGGTGCCCGCACGCCTTCGCCAACCCGACGGACACCCCGGCGAAGGTGTTCTTCCAGGCGAGCCCGCCGCCGGACCACGAGCGGTACTTCGAGGAACTGCTGGAGATCCTCGGCAGCGGGGGCGCGCCGGACCACGCGGCGATCCGGGAACTGCGGGCGCGCTACGACATCGAGCAGCTGACGCCGCTCAGACATCGTTAG
- a CDS encoding TetR family transcriptional regulator, with the protein MDTTQRTDQQRSADRRRRELLEAADRVVLRDGPQASMNAIAAEAGITKPILYRHFGDKGGLYAALAMRHTDALLDSLRAALDAPADRRERVEATLDTYLAAIEARPQVYRFLMHPAEGGQPGDAGFDVGKHSAPLLRRMGEELAQVIEERLDLGPGGQQLARVWGHGIVGMMHAAGDWWLGERPCSRAELVRSLADLLWGRLAAAGDRVGGPGF; encoded by the coding sequence ATGGACACCACGCAGCGGACCGATCAGCAACGGTCCGCCGACCGCCGCCGGCGTGAGCTGCTGGAGGCCGCCGACCGAGTGGTGCTGCGCGACGGCCCGCAGGCCTCGATGAACGCGATCGCGGCGGAAGCCGGCATCACCAAGCCCATTCTCTACCGGCACTTCGGCGACAAGGGCGGACTTTACGCGGCCCTTGCCATGCGGCACACCGACGCACTGCTGGACTCGCTGCGGGCGGCGCTGGACGCCCCGGCGGACCGACGGGAGCGGGTCGAGGCGACGTTGGACACGTACCTCGCGGCGATCGAGGCGCGGCCCCAGGTGTACCGGTTCCTGATGCACCCCGCGGAGGGGGGCCAGCCGGGGGACGCGGGCTTCGATGTCGGCAAGCACAGCGCGCCGTTGCTGCGGCGGATGGGCGAGGAACTGGCGCAGGTCATCGAGGAGCGGCTGGATCTCGGGCCGGGCGGGCAGCAGCTGGCGCGGGTGTGGGGGCACGGGATCGTCGGCATGATGCATGCGGCCGGGGACTGGTGGCTGGGGGAACGGCCGTGTTCCCGTGCGGAGTTGGTGCGGAGTCTGGCTGATCTGTTGTGGGGGCGTCTTGCGGCGGCCGGGGACAGGGTCGGGGGTCCGGGGTTCTGA
- a CDS encoding thiaminase II/PqqC family protein, with the protein MTHPARYLLETTTAALAPDPHASPLVPRIADGTAPLTTLAALALEQTWVIPADRRAFEFLSARGEATGPQAAAFFTALAEGEALAGERLTAFTRACGVDEPGEASYEPLPGCQAYPAYVAWLALNASPADVVLALTANFSAWGGYCATIAAALRERYGFTDESCAFFDFFAQPAPELDRLAVAAVQEALDTGRLDAERAHTYGRLLQHYEAMFWDALTRVP; encoded by the coding sequence ATGACGCACCCGGCCCGGTACCTGCTGGAGACGACCACCGCGGCCCTCGCCCCCGATCCGCACGCCAGCCCCCTGGTCCCCCGGATCGCCGACGGCACGGCTCCCCTCACCACCCTCGCCGCGCTCGCCCTGGAACAGACCTGGGTGATTCCCGCGGACCGCAGGGCGTTCGAGTTCCTGTCGGCGCGCGGTGAAGCGACCGGCCCGCAGGCCGCGGCCTTCTTCACGGCGCTGGCCGAGGGCGAGGCGCTGGCGGGTGAGCGACTGACGGCGTTCACCCGAGCGTGCGGAGTGGACGAGCCGGGGGAGGCGTCGTACGAACCCCTGCCGGGCTGCCAGGCATACCCCGCCTACGTGGCCTGGCTGGCCCTGAACGCCTCACCGGCGGACGTGGTCCTGGCGCTGACGGCCAACTTCTCGGCGTGGGGAGGCTATTGCGCGACGATCGCGGCCGCGCTGCGCGAGCGGTACGGCTTCACCGACGAGTCCTGCGCCTTCTTCGACTTCTTCGCGCAGCCGGCGCCGGAGCTGGACCGGCTGGCGGTGGCGGCGGTGCAGGAGGCGCTGGACACCGGACGCCTCGACGCGGAGCGGGCTCACACGTACGGCCGCCTCCTGCAGCACTACGAGGCGATGTTCTGGGACGCGTTGACCCGAGTGCCCTGA
- a CDS encoding cytochrome c oxidase assembly protein, with protein sequence MDHSGHGMTMDLPPFTLGRGLEWSTDPFFLVACLAGLALYGWGVVRLVRRGDKWPVGRTVAFTIGVLSIVLMMCTRLNDYGMVMFSVHMVQHMVISMVSPILILLGAPITLALRALPPAGRGRKGPRELLLMFLHSRYMRIITHPAFTIPLFIASLYGLYFTPLFDTLMGSKTGHIAMMVHFLAVGLVFFWPIMGVDPGPHRPGYLMRMLELFAGMPFHAFFGIALMMASEPMVATFKNPPGSLGIEALSDQNAAGGIAWAFSEIPSVLVLVALLFQWYASDQRQARRTDRAADRDGDKELEAYNAYLASLNTQGR encoded by the coding sequence ATGGATCACAGCGGGCACGGCATGACCATGGATCTGCCGCCGTTCACGCTGGGGCGAGGGCTTGAGTGGTCCACGGACCCGTTCTTTCTCGTCGCCTGCCTGGCCGGGCTCGCCCTGTACGGGTGGGGAGTCGTGCGGCTCGTCCGGCGCGGGGACAAGTGGCCCGTGGGGCGGACGGTGGCCTTCACCATCGGCGTGCTGAGCATCGTGCTCATGATGTGCACCCGACTGAACGACTACGGCATGGTCATGTTCAGCGTGCACATGGTGCAGCACATGGTCATCAGCATGGTGTCGCCCATCCTCATCCTGCTCGGGGCGCCGATCACACTGGCGCTGCGGGCGCTGCCGCCGGCCGGGCGGGGGCGCAAGGGGCCGCGTGAGCTGCTGCTGATGTTCCTGCACAGCCGTTACATGCGGATCATCACGCACCCGGCGTTCACGATCCCGCTGTTCATCGCGAGCCTGTACGGGCTGTACTTCACGCCCCTCTTCGACACCCTGATGGGCTCCAAGACGGGCCACATCGCGATGATGGTGCACTTCCTCGCCGTCGGCCTGGTGTTCTTCTGGCCGATCATGGGCGTCGACCCGGGCCCGCACCGCCCGGGCTACCTGATGCGGATGCTGGAGCTGTTCGCGGGCATGCCGTTCCACGCGTTCTTCGGGATCGCGTTGATGATGGCGTCCGAGCCGATGGTCGCGACGTTCAAGAACCCGCCCGGTTCGCTCGGCATCGAGGCACTGTCCGACCAGAACGCGGCGGGCGGCATCGCCTGGGCGTTCAGCGAGATCCCCTCCGTGCTGGTGCTGGTCGCCCTGCTGTTCCAGTGGTACGCCTCGGACCAGCGGCAGGCCAGGCGCACCGACCGGGCCGCGGACCGCGACGGGGACAAGGAACTGGAGGCGTACAACGCCTATCTGGCCTCGCTGAACACGCAGGGGCGCTGA
- a CDS encoding acyl-CoA dehydrogenase family protein, which yields MAEFTMELNDEQKEVRDWLHGFAADVIRPAAAEWDEREETPWPVIQEAAKVGIYSLDFYAQQYFDPTGLGIPMAMEELFWGDAGIALSIVGTGLAAVGVLANGTEEQIGTWIPQMYGDANDVKVAAFCSSEPDAGSDVASMRTRAVYDEAKDEWVLNGTKTWATNGGIANVHVVVAVVDTELGSKGHASFIVPPGTPGLAQGQKFKKHGIRASHTAEVILDNVRVPGSCLLGGKEKLDERLARAREKAKQGGERVKNAAMATFEASRPAVGAMAVGTARAAYEVALDYAKTREQFGRPIIDNQGVAFQLADMRTSIDAARLLVWRASWMAVNGRPFTAAEGSMSKLFASETAKKVTGQAIQILGGNGYTREYPVERMHRDAAIYTIFEGTSEIQRLVIARTLAGVPIR from the coding sequence ATGGCCGAGTTCACCATGGAGCTCAACGACGAACAGAAGGAGGTCCGGGACTGGCTGCACGGCTTCGCGGCCGATGTGATCCGCCCCGCGGCCGCCGAATGGGACGAGCGTGAGGAGACTCCCTGGCCGGTCATCCAGGAGGCCGCCAAGGTCGGCATCTACTCCCTGGACTTCTACGCCCAGCAGTACTTCGACCCGACCGGACTCGGCATCCCCATGGCGATGGAGGAGCTGTTCTGGGGCGACGCGGGTATCGCCCTGTCCATCGTCGGCACCGGCCTCGCCGCCGTCGGCGTTCTCGCCAACGGCACCGAGGAGCAGATCGGCACCTGGATCCCCCAGATGTACGGCGACGCCAACGACGTCAAGGTCGCCGCGTTCTGTTCCTCCGAGCCCGACGCCGGCTCCGACGTGGCCTCCATGCGCACCCGGGCCGTGTACGACGAGGCCAAGGACGAGTGGGTGCTCAACGGCACCAAGACCTGGGCGACCAACGGTGGGATCGCCAACGTCCACGTCGTCGTCGCGGTCGTCGACACCGAGCTCGGCTCCAAGGGGCACGCCTCCTTCATCGTCCCGCCGGGCACGCCTGGTCTGGCCCAGGGCCAGAAGTTCAAGAAGCACGGCATCCGCGCCTCGCACACCGCCGAGGTCATCCTCGACAACGTGCGCGTTCCCGGCTCCTGCCTGCTCGGCGGCAAGGAGAAGCTGGACGAGCGGCTGGCCCGCGCTCGGGAGAAGGCGAAGCAGGGCGGCGAGCGGGTGAAGAACGCGGCGATGGCCACGTTCGAGGCCTCGCGTCCGGCGGTCGGCGCCATGGCGGTCGGCACCGCCCGGGCCGCCTACGAGGTCGCCCTCGACTACGCGAAGACCAGGGAGCAGTTCGGACGGCCGATCATCGACAACCAGGGTGTCGCCTTCCAGCTGGCGGACATGCGGACGTCCATCGACGCGGCCCGGCTGCTGGTGTGGCGCGCCTCCTGGATGGCGGTCAACGGCAGGCCGTTCACGGCGGCCGAGGGCTCGATGTCCAAACTGTTCGCGAGCGAGACGGCCAAGAAGGTCACGGGCCAGGCGATCCAGATCCTCGGCGGCAACGGCTACACCCGGGAGTACCCCGTCGAGCGGATGCACCGCGACGCGGCCATCTACACCATCTTCGAGGGCACGAGCGAGATCCAGCGCCTGGTCATCGCCCGCACCCTCGCCGGTGTGCCGATCCGCTAA